A genomic window from Sphingobacteriales bacterium includes:
- a CDS encoding T9SS type A sorting domain-containing protein → MNKISTLFAALLCVTVQLALAQISITNSTAYTQNFDGLPATGTSTTNPIPANWWRYAPNSPSITAGTGSSTTGGFYSAGAASSSDRAFGSLLTTNANTNKLYFGAKFVNNTGSTIVSATVSYRCEQWRRGNTNTGYKDTLLFEYATGTDSVYQGSWTLAPALTGSSTNTGTTAQALDGNTVFSNVSGTVTGMAIPNGATFWIRFNDFDATPGSDDLLAVDDFSISFTTGTVSACTEPATSVTNVVLTATGTSSVSGSFTGNGADGYLVLLDSNATVPTITDATSYSVGQLIGTATVLSSGSGTTFSKSGLVPNTTYKAYVYPYNNVSCTGGPNYKIASPGNDTAKTLIDACPEPTSKPTNLQFTLVDNSNINGKFTKSVPAPSGYVVVYSTSSNIGYPLDSIPYVIGDSVKYSSFKSKVAYVGTDSNFTISGLTAGTRYYFAVVPYNTCSFGPNYLRTTPLKDDTITSGGVPACAEPDTITGITVTGTTNNSITATFTPHSGGADGYLVVYRKNSSFLVGVNDGTTYTVGQLLTQVSGAFTDSSYVGYIGTNTTFTLTGLDIGTTYYFAVFPFKNTGCSGGPNYKVKFTTNVNKTNATTTGGVCVEPNAVPQNLVFSNVTGTTIAGHFKQQVIADGYVVVIAKGFIANLRDSVNYVPGDSVGNSPKTYVAKVATTNVDTNFTISGLTPNTSYGVAVYSYKICNGFKLYKSLIVPTVNQRDTTTATGTGVRNAAATTFSVFPNPVQSGELSILFKQPLSEPAMMEVIDVSGRRVVAGQLPVSVKIQTIDVSAFSKGIYLVNIRYKNENSTISFLVE, encoded by the coding sequence ATGAATAAAATAAGTACACTCTTTGCAGCGTTGTTGTGTGTGACGGTACAATTGGCTTTAGCACAAATTTCCATCACAAATTCTACCGCTTACACACAAAACTTTGATGGTTTGCCTGCAACCGGAACTTCAACGACTAATCCGATTCCTGCAAATTGGTGGAGATATGCTCCCAATTCACCATCTATAACAGCAGGTACCGGTTCATCAACTACAGGCGGGTTTTATTCAGCCGGTGCTGCAAGTAGTAGCGATAGAGCTTTTGGTTCTTTATTAACTACAAATGCAAACACTAACAAACTTTACTTTGGAGCTAAATTTGTAAATAACACAGGCTCTACCATTGTTTCAGCAACTGTTTCCTATAGATGCGAGCAATGGAGACGCGGTAATACAAATACAGGGTATAAAGATACTTTGTTGTTCGAATATGCTACAGGTACAGACTCTGTATATCAGGGAAGTTGGACGCTTGCGCCTGCTTTAACGGGTAGTTCTACAAACACAGGGACTACAGCACAAGCATTAGATGGCAATACTGTTTTTTCCAATGTGTCTGGTACCGTTACAGGAATGGCTATTCCGAATGGAGCTACTTTTTGGATTCGTTTCAATGATTTTGATGCTACTCCAGGTTCAGATGATCTATTGGCAGTAGATGATTTTAGTATCTCATTTACTACTGGTACCGTTTCTGCTTGTACTGAACCAGCTACATCTGTCACGAATGTGGTATTAACTGCAACAGGCACTTCTTCCGTTTCCGGTTCCTTCACGGGGAATGGTGCGGACGGCTATCTGGTCTTGTTAGACAGTAATGCTACCGTTCCGACCATCACAGATGCTACAAGTTACAGTGTTGGTCAATTAATAGGAACTGCGACCGTATTAAGCAGTGGCAGCGGCACAACTTTTTCAAAAAGCGGATTGGTTCCCAATACTACCTACAAAGCGTATGTTTATCCATACAATAATGTCAGTTGTACAGGCGGACCAAATTATAAAATCGCTTCTCCAGGTAATGATACGGCCAAGACATTGATTGATGCATGTCCGGAACCTACTTCAAAACCAACAAATTTGCAGTTCACGTTAGTTGATAATTCCAACATTAATGGAAAATTTACTAAATCTGTTCCGGCACCGAGTGGATATGTTGTCGTATACAGCACCAGTTCCAATATTGGATACCCTTTAGATTCCATTCCTTACGTTATCGGTGATTCTGTTAAATATTCCAGTTTTAAATCAAAAGTGGCGTATGTTGGAACAGATTCCAATTTTACCATTTCAGGGTTGACCGCAGGTACTAGATATTATTTCGCTGTGGTACCATACAATACATGTTCTTTCGGGCCGAATTATTTACGAACTACCCCACTTAAGGATGACACAATTACATCCGGAGGTGTACCGGCATGTGCAGAACCGGATACCATTACAGGCATTACCGTTACCGGAACCACCAACAATTCCATTACAGCTACCTTTACACCGCATTCAGGCGGTGCAGACGGATACCTGGTGGTATATAGAAAGAACAGTTCATTTTTAGTAGGTGTTAATGATGGAACAACCTATACCGTTGGTCAATTGCTGACACAGGTATCCGGTGCATTTACAGATTCCAGCTATGTGGGTTATATCGGTACGAATACAACATTTACTTTAACCGGTTTAGATATTGGAACGACCTATTATTTTGCTGTTTTTCCGTTTAAAAATACAGGTTGTTCGGGAGGTCCTAACTATAAGGTTAAATTCACGACAAATGTTAATAAGACCAATGCGACCACTACCGGTGGTGTTTGTGTTGAACCAAATGCAGTACCACAGAATTTAGTATTCAGTAATGTGACTGGAACAACGATTGCCGGTCACTTCAAACAACAAGTCATTGCAGATGGATATGTAGTGGTGATTGCAAAAGGATTTATTGCCAATTTGAGAGATAGTGTGAATTATGTGCCAGGAGACTCTGTAGGCAATTCACCTAAGACGTATGTTGCCAAAGTGGCTACCACCAATGTGGATACCAATTTCACCATTTCAGGATTGACACCAAATACCAGCTACGGAGTAGCGGTGTATTCTTATAAAATTTGTAATGGGTTTAAACTATATAAGAGCCTGATAGTTCCAACGGTGAACCAGCGTGATACAACAACAGCCACAGGAACCGGCGTGAGAAATGCGGCTGCGACAACATTCTCGGTTTTTCCGAATCCGGTTCAGTCCGGGGAACTTTCCATCCTGTTTAAACAACCGTTGTCTGAGCCGGCCATGATGGAGGTGATTGATGTCAGCGGACGACGAGTGGTGGCAGGGCAGTTGCCTGTCAGTGTGAAAATACAGACAATTGACGTATCTGCTTTCTCCAAAGGGATTTACCTGGTTAACATCCGCTATAAGAATGAAAACAGCACCATCTCATTTTTGGTTGAATAA
- a CDS encoding T9SS type A sorting domain-containing protein — MKKVLLISSLLFLFFGIASSQNACLKKTEPHIRLVGDSWAHFPALYQAYDSALAKYGFPDYYSRSSGSVLISMTAESWWQFPLTKLAMQTALEDDIGKPIDIVMVSLGGNDVAFKIRKGDSLNVLDVSLNKAKLFMDSIFDFIHTTLPNAQVIWQSYDYPNFNDPCIDYPWDPYCDLWKDKGYPSPYEINRFMNYLTDYMDSSIQSYNNPKFHFFNSLGLMQWQYGQTTALRYPPYGTYPPRSVPFPRGNIDYPSPHTAMGLNGIDTYHLGPHSYTVLAEFYMRKYINNYLRRNRDTSFYSAGSNEDGWVTSTGQTGTGEIQIANNGISKTKGIVSFNTSSIPDDKVIKKASLFLRTKSVSKTYSGAVVFPQDFTLDIKQGTFGTSEPEAGDFSETASLSNVACAAGSLRGNEYALRFDLDPQALKFINKTGITQFRLEVLNNNVIKFFNGDTLELEGPYLDIHYDTTAVISGVINKTNTDKSLQVFPNPAKDEIRLKWNKEPESKNARFSIYNTQGKLVWAESYDRLPGEELQINISHLPDGGYIISKENEKDTKVGTFLKLKE, encoded by the coding sequence ATGAAAAAAGTTTTACTCATTTCGTCTTTGCTTTTTTTGTTTTTTGGAATCGCATCTTCTCAGAATGCCTGCCTGAAAAAAACGGAGCCGCACATTCGGTTGGTTGGTGACAGTTGGGCGCATTTTCCGGCGTTATACCAGGCTTATGATTCAGCGTTGGCAAAGTATGGGTTTCCCGATTATTATTCCAGAAGTTCCGGAAGTGTGCTGATCAGTATGACCGCGGAAAGCTGGTGGCAGTTTCCGCTTACCAAGCTGGCTATGCAGACTGCGCTGGAGGATGATATAGGTAAGCCCATAGATATAGTGATGGTTTCACTTGGTGGAAATGATGTCGCCTTTAAAATACGAAAAGGAGATTCATTAAATGTTCTGGATGTCAGTTTGAATAAGGCGAAATTATTTATGGACAGTATTTTTGATTTTATCCATACCACTCTTCCGAATGCTCAGGTTATCTGGCAATCCTATGATTACCCTAATTTCAATGACCCTTGTATCGATTATCCCTGGGATCCTTATTGTGATTTGTGGAAAGATAAGGGGTATCCCTCTCCATATGAAATTAACCGATTTATGAATTACCTGACTGATTATATGGACTCGTCGATACAATCATACAACAATCCTAAATTTCATTTCTTTAATAGCTTAGGGTTGATGCAATGGCAATATGGTCAAACTACAGCATTAAGGTATCCGCCATACGGTACGTATCCTCCCAGGTCAGTTCCATTTCCTCGGGGAAACATCGATTATCCATCCCCCCACACAGCCATGGGGCTTAATGGTATTGATACCTACCACCTCGGACCGCACAGTTATACTGTTTTGGCGGAATTTTATATGCGTAAATACATCAACAATTACCTGAGGAGGAACAGAGATACCTCTTTTTACTCTGCCGGCAGCAATGAGGATGGATGGGTGACTTCCACCGGACAAACCGGTACCGGAGAGATTCAGATAGCCAATAACGGCATTTCTAAAACTAAAGGTATCGTTTCATTCAATACATCCTCCATTCCGGATGATAAGGTGATTAAAAAAGCGAGTTTGTTCTTAAGAACAAAGTCTGTCAGCAAGACCTATTCCGGCGCGGTTGTTTTCCCTCAGGATTTTACACTGGATATCAAACAGGGCACTTTTGGGACATCCGAACCGGAAGCCGGGGATTTCTCAGAAACCGCTTCTCTGTCCAATGTGGCCTGTGCGGCGGGTAGTTTGCGCGGAAATGAATATGCACTCCGTTTTGACCTGGATCCGCAGGCATTGAAGTTCATAAACAAGACAGGCATCACCCAATTCCGTTTGGAGGTATTGAACAATAATGTCATTAAATTCTTCAACGGTGATACCCTGGAACTGGAAGGACCTTATCTGGATATTCATTACGATACTACCGCCGTTATATCCGGTGTTATTAACAAAACTAATACAGATAAATCACTTCAGGTGTTTCCAAATCCCGCCAAAGACGAAATTAGACTGAAATGGAACAAAGAGCCGGAATCTAAGAATGCAAGATTCAGTATCTACAATACACAGGGAAAACTGGTGTGGGCTGAAAGCTATGACAGGTTGCCCGGAGAGGAATTGCAGATAAATATCAGCCATTTGCCGGATGGTGGTTATATTATCAGTAAGGAAAATGAGAAGGATACTAAAGTAGGAACATTTCTGAAGCTGAAGGAATGA
- a CDS encoding EVE domain-containing protein, translating to MKYWLMKSEPDVFSYDDLVKKGKEHWDGVRNYTARNNMRAMKKGDKALFYHSNIDKAAVGIMQIVKEAYQDPTTMEEQWVCVDVSPVEKLKHPVSLASIKANPKLAEMKIIKQSRLSVTDVTKQEFDEILRMSKKA from the coding sequence ATGAAGTATTGGTTAATGAAATCTGAACCGGATGTATTCTCCTACGATGATTTGGTGAAAAAAGGGAAAGAGCACTGGGATGGTGTGCGCAACTACACGGCACGTAACAATATGCGCGCCATGAAAAAAGGCGACAAGGCTTTATTTTACCACAGCAATATCGATAAGGCCGCCGTCGGTATCATGCAGATTGTAAAAGAAGCGTATCAGGACCCCACCACCATGGAAGAACAGTGGGTTTGTGTAGATGTTTCACCCGTCGAAAAGTTAAAACATCCGGTATCATTAGCCTCCATAAAGGCCAATCCGAAACTGGCAGAAATGAAAATAATCAAACAATCGCGTTTATCGGTGACTGATGTGACCAAACAGGAATTTGATGAGATTCTAAGGATGAGTAAAAAAGCATAA
- a CDS encoding MFS transporter produces the protein MNVTMQTVKVPLSRKIAFAMGQTGWSLAVFGFTELIYFFYLPPDNGKPLFKAFVHQGAVLKVFTIVGLLSAVGYLISAFMEPIVGSLSDRSTFKFGKRKTFLALSAIPFAIIGALVFFPPVDGLDSLNTVWLSVMVIIAFIVKCFYTTPYNAMINEIAKEEKERLHIVMMLSIAYALGIGIGQTINIIMNVFQNTLPNETIFKYSILAYSLTALLLMMMPVLFVADHSGRNQSAACNTATGSGLFSMMREVWADKNFRVLVIVELIYWFPQKIFVVAVPYIVAALLKLDNVYTSVILYSVGICSLAMYPLIDRLVDRFGKKKVMQSALICLIISFSFTATIGLYPLPTSFFMVMYILINMYPTAVLGILPMALAGDNAERNAVETGVYRNASYYGLKTFMMKIGVAITSLIFPSLLLLGKSPDNPFGIRMVAVTCVISAVAAYAVMRRYKDV, from the coding sequence ATGAATGTAACGATGCAGACTGTAAAAGTACCGCTATCCAGAAAGATTGCTTTTGCCATGGGGCAAACCGGATGGAGCCTGGCTGTTTTCGGATTTACGGAATTAATTTATTTCTTCTACCTCCCGCCGGATAACGGAAAGCCCTTGTTTAAGGCTTTTGTCCATCAGGGCGCGGTATTGAAGGTTTTCACCATTGTCGGCCTGTTGTCGGCTGTCGGCTATCTGATCAGTGCCTTTATGGAACCTATAGTCGGAAGCCTGAGTGACCGATCCACCTTTAAATTCGGGAAACGCAAGACTTTTCTGGCGTTGTCAGCCATCCCTTTTGCCATTATTGGTGCTCTGGTGTTTTTTCCGCCGGTAGATGGTTTGGATTCTCTCAATACCGTTTGGTTATCTGTCATGGTGATTATCGCATTTATCGTAAAATGTTTTTATACGACACCGTATAATGCGATGATCAATGAAATTGCCAAAGAAGAAAAGGAACGACTGCATATTGTGATGATGCTGTCCATTGCTTATGCATTGGGTATCGGAATCGGACAAACCATTAACATCATCATGAATGTGTTTCAAAATACGCTGCCGAATGAAACTATCTTCAAGTACAGCATTCTGGCATACTCCTTAACGGCATTGCTGTTGATGATGATGCCGGTTCTCTTTGTGGCAGACCATTCCGGCAGAAATCAGTCTGCAGCTTGCAATACTGCCACCGGCTCAGGTTTATTCAGTATGATGCGGGAAGTGTGGGCGGATAAGAATTTCAGGGTACTTGTTATCGTGGAATTGATCTACTGGTTTCCACAAAAGATATTTGTGGTGGCTGTTCCATATATCGTGGCGGCATTACTGAAACTGGACAATGTCTATACCTCCGTGATACTTTATTCAGTGGGTATCTGTTCACTGGCGATGTATCCGCTTATCGACAGACTGGTGGATCGGTTTGGAAAGAAAAAAGTGATGCAATCCGCACTCATCTGTCTTATTATCAGTTTCAGCTTCACCGCTACGATTGGTTTATATCCGTTACCCACTTCCTTCTTTATGGTGATGTATATCTTAATCAATATGTACCCGACGGCGGTACTGGGTATTTTGCCGATGGCGCTGGCAGGAGATAACGCGGAAAGAAATGCCGTAGAAACAGGTGTTTACAGAAATGCATCATATTATGGGCTGAAAACATTCATGATGAAAATAGGAGTAGCTATCACCAGTCTTATTTTTCCTTCCTTATTGCTGCTGGGTAAATCTCCCGACAATCCGTTTGGAATCCGCATGGTGGCGGTGACCTGTGTCATTTCAGCCGTTGCGGCTTATGCCGTAATGCGCAGGTACAAGGATGTCTGA
- a CDS encoding RMD1 family protein: MYKVLSLQLSDSIDIKSFKAAFSAELGYADSSELFYKISNEKYVYIFKYGVVCFLNHGEQETAAFSQKIAPFCKNFFEIKLREEFDIEINAKENKIGYNKIEIIHPELETLRLIMLNVSQSVALDYYSNQTALLLENTNRHTQHLEKTGNLHLSGKNLKKFIGKTLNLMNRITENLYIFDSPPQTWENESLNKIDVELKKTFDLQSRYRSVYEELQITKENLNLFKDILHHRKSNVLEWIIILLILVEVLHLFWENLF, translated from the coding sequence GTGTATAAAGTATTATCCTTACAGTTATCAGACAGTATTGACATCAAATCATTCAAAGCTGCCTTCTCCGCAGAACTGGGTTATGCAGATTCATCCGAATTGTTTTATAAAATTTCCAATGAAAAATACGTGTATATTTTTAAATATGGCGTCGTTTGCTTTCTCAATCACGGTGAACAGGAAACAGCAGCATTTAGCCAGAAGATAGCACCATTCTGTAAAAATTTCTTTGAGATAAAGCTCCGAGAAGAGTTCGACATTGAAATCAACGCCAAAGAAAATAAGATCGGGTATAATAAGATTGAAATAATACATCCCGAACTGGAAACCCTGAGGCTTATCATGCTGAATGTTTCACAGTCTGTTGCACTGGATTATTATTCCAATCAGACTGCCCTATTATTGGAAAATACAAACAGGCATACGCAGCATCTGGAAAAAACGGGCAACCTGCATCTGTCGGGAAAAAACCTGAAAAAATTCATCGGCAAAACGCTCAACCTGATGAACAGAATCACCGAAAACCTCTACATCTTCGACTCGCCGCCGCAGACCTGGGAAAATGAATCGCTGAACAAGATAGATGTGGAGCTCAAGAAGACCTTTGACCTTCAAAGCCGGTACAGGAGTGTTTATGAAGAACTGCAGATTACCAAAGAAAATTTAAACCTGTTTAAAGATATCCTGCATCACCGTAAAAGCAACGTACTGGAGTGGATCATCATCCTGCTGATTCTGGTAGAAGTGCTGCACTTGTTTTGGGAGAACCTGTTTTAA
- the gcvP gene encoding aminomethyl-transferring glycine dehydrogenase: protein MQNEFQARHIGPRETDLPDMLKTIGVSTLDQLMEETVPANIRLKHPLSIGKPQTEYQYLQLLKEKADKNKVLKNYIGLGYYGSITPGVIQRNIFENPGWYTQYTPYQAEISQGRLEALLNYQTMVSDLTGLPVANASLLDEGTAVAEAMHVFYEVRNKSKNKPQAHKIFIDKNTFPQSIDVVKGRALPLNIDVVVGDYKTFTPTEDYFAIVLQYPNGAGSIEDYQSIISACAAQEVYSVLACDILSLALLTSPGELGADIAVGNSQRFGVPMGFGGPHAAFFACKEDFVRLIPGRLIGVSVDKHSNRALRMALQTREQHIKREKATSNICTAQALLAIMASMYAVYHGKEGIKNIALKVHHHTVALANELKKLGFQNQNTFFFDTLKFDSKGLSDRIRTLSVNAGYNFWYDTDGTIQITLDETAVQQDIEKIAAVFAAALEANYTSSCLEHPALQIPENLQRTSDYLTHPVFNTYHSETEMLRYIKRLEAKDLSLGFSMIPLGSCTMKLNATTELIPLSWPEFAHMHPFQPVNQVEGYLDIIQELEEQLANITGFAATSLQPNSGAQGEYAGLMVIRAYHISCGDTHRNVALIPTSAHGTNPASAAMAGMEIVLVKTTPEGNIDVEDLKFKAAQHADNLSCLMVTYPSTHGVFEETIVEICETIHQYGGKVYMDGANMNAQVGLTSPASIGADVNHINLHKTFAIPHGGGGPGMGPICCTADLAPFLPCSPLFKTGGEQAIPSISAAPFGSASILLISYAYNKMLGSEGITNATKYAILNANYLKAKLEKYYPILYSGKNGRVAHEFIMDIRPFKKDTGIDAVEIAKRLMDYGYHAPTVAFPVPGTLMIEPTESESKEELDKFCDALIAIRHELDDITNGVTTQQDNPILNAPHTANEVISDMWNHNYSREKAAFPIEYVKQSKFWPSVAKIDNTYGDRNLVCTCLPIEAYVR, encoded by the coding sequence ATGCAGAACGAATTTCAAGCCCGCCACATCGGTCCAAGAGAAACAGACCTTCCTGACATGCTCAAAACCATCGGTGTTTCAACTTTAGACCAACTGATGGAAGAGACCGTTCCGGCTAACATACGCCTGAAACATCCTTTATCTATAGGCAAACCGCAAACAGAATACCAGTACCTGCAGCTTTTAAAGGAAAAGGCCGACAAAAACAAAGTATTAAAAAACTATATCGGATTAGGATATTACGGAAGCATTACACCGGGCGTAATTCAACGAAATATTTTTGAGAATCCCGGATGGTACACACAATACACGCCTTATCAGGCTGAAATCTCCCAGGGCAGACTGGAAGCATTGCTCAATTACCAGACTATGGTTTCCGATTTAACGGGACTTCCCGTCGCCAATGCATCTCTGCTCGATGAAGGGACAGCGGTGGCGGAAGCTATGCACGTTTTTTATGAAGTCAGAAACAAATCTAAAAACAAGCCACAGGCACACAAAATATTTATCGATAAAAATACCTTTCCTCAAAGCATCGATGTGGTAAAAGGACGGGCATTGCCGCTGAATATCGACGTAGTCGTGGGAGACTATAAAACCTTCACGCCTACCGAAGACTATTTTGCCATCGTGTTACAGTATCCCAACGGAGCTGGAAGTATCGAAGATTACCAATCCATCATTTCGGCCTGTGCCGCTCAGGAGGTTTATTCCGTGCTGGCATGTGACATCTTAAGCCTGGCATTGCTGACTTCTCCCGGAGAATTGGGTGCAGATATCGCAGTGGGTAACTCCCAGCGTTTCGGCGTTCCGATGGGCTTTGGTGGTCCGCATGCCGCCTTCTTTGCCTGCAAGGAGGATTTCGTCCGCCTTATCCCGGGCAGGCTGATTGGTGTTTCGGTAGATAAACACAGCAACCGCGCACTCCGTATGGCGCTGCAAACCCGCGAACAGCATATAAAAAGAGAAAAAGCCACGTCCAACATTTGTACGGCACAGGCATTACTGGCCATTATGGCCAGCATGTATGCTGTTTACCACGGAAAAGAGGGCATAAAAAACATTGCTTTAAAAGTTCACCATCATACGGTAGCATTAGCGAACGAACTGAAGAAACTGGGCTTTCAAAATCAAAATACCTTCTTCTTCGATACCCTGAAATTCGATTCCAAAGGTCTGTCAGATAGGATCAGGACTCTGTCTGTAAATGCCGGTTACAATTTCTGGTATGATACGGACGGAACGATACAGATTACATTAGATGAAACGGCTGTGCAGCAGGATATAGAAAAGATTGCTGCCGTTTTTGCCGCAGCACTGGAAGCGAATTATACCTCTTCCTGCCTGGAACATCCTGCATTGCAGATTCCTGAAAACTTACAGCGTACTTCCGATTATCTTACGCATCCCGTTTTCAACACCTATCATTCTGAAACGGAAATGCTGCGTTATATCAAACGGCTGGAAGCAAAAGATTTGTCATTAGGTTTCTCCATGATTCCATTGGGTAGCTGCACCATGAAATTAAACGCCACCACAGAACTGATACCCTTAAGCTGGCCTGAATTTGCGCATATGCATCCGTTTCAGCCCGTGAATCAGGTGGAAGGCTATTTGGACATTATTCAGGAACTGGAAGAGCAATTAGCCAATATAACCGGATTTGCGGCCACATCCCTGCAGCCCAACTCCGGGGCGCAGGGCGAATACGCCGGGCTGATGGTTATCCGGGCCTATCATATCTCATGCGGCGACACACACCGTAATGTGGCGTTGATTCCAACATCGGCACACGGCACCAATCCGGCAAGCGCAGCTATGGCCGGTATGGAAATCGTCCTGGTAAAGACAACACCGGAAGGCAATATCGATGTGGAAGATTTAAAGTTTAAAGCAGCTCAGCATGCGGATAATTTATCCTGCCTGATGGTTACCTATCCTTCCACCCACGGTGTTTTTGAAGAAACCATTGTAGAGATTTGTGAAACGATTCATCAATACGGCGGAAAAGTATATATGGACGGTGCGAACATGAATGCACAGGTGGGGTTGACCTCCCCTGCTTCCATTGGCGCCGATGTGAACCATATAAACCTGCACAAAACATTTGCCATTCCCCATGGCGGCGGCGGTCCGGGCATGGGACCTATCTGCTGCACGGCTGATCTTGCGCCTTTTTTACCTTGCAGCCCTTTATTTAAAACCGGAGGGGAACAGGCAATTCCAAGCATTTCCGCCGCTCCTTTTGGAAGCGCATCCATATTGCTGATTTCGTATGCCTACAACAAAATGCTGGGCAGTGAAGGCATCACCAATGCGACCAAATATGCCATTCTGAATGCCAATTACCTGAAAGCAAAACTGGAAAAATATTATCCGATATTATACAGCGGAAAGAATGGTCGTGTGGCACACGAATTTATCATGGATATCCGACCATTTAAGAAAGATACGGGCATTGATGCAGTTGAGATTGCCAAACGATTAATGGATTATGGCTATCATGCGCCAACGGTAGCATTTCCGGTACCCGGCACTTTAATGATAGAACCTACTGAAAGTGAAAGCAAGGAAGAACTGGATAAATTCTGTGATGCGCTGATTGCCATCAGACATGAGTTGGATGATATCACAAATGGTGTCACAACACAACAGGATAATCCGATTTTAAACGCACCACATACTGCAAACGAAGTCATTTCAGACATGTGGAATCATAACTATTCCAGAGAAAAAGCTGCTTTTCCAATTGAATATGTGAAACAGTCTAAATTTTGGCCGAGTGTTGCAAAGATTGACAATACTTACGGTGACAGAAATTTAGTTTGTACCTGTTTACCAATTGAAGCTTACGTCAGGTAG
- the mltG gene encoding endolytic transglycosylase MltG gives MKKKITCIVLFLLFSGLICTVLFYKTLFADNINDVKEAKSHILYIPTGSTYEDVLKSLKSQHILKNAETFKLVCSKLDYNSHIKPGKYRIDDNSGNLFLVRKLRAGSQEPVRITFNNIRNKEQLATKIAGQLETSKKKLLSEFNNARFLDSLGLTEENFPTIFLANTYEFHWNTSATQFIDRMLKEYTKFWNASRLSKAQSLSLTPTEITILASIIQKESNHYDEYPTIAGVYINRLNRNWPLQADPTVMYALNKIGIKRRVYQQDLKIVSPYNTYLNKGLPPGPICLPELKSIDETLNAEEHNYMYFCAKEDFSGYHVFAETWEEHKANASRYQKALNRNNIR, from the coding sequence ATGAAAAAAAAAATCACTTGTATTGTTCTATTTCTTCTATTTTCCGGACTCATCTGCACCGTTCTATTCTATAAGACACTTTTCGCGGACAATATAAACGATGTAAAAGAAGCAAAATCCCACATATTATACATTCCAACCGGCTCCACCTATGAAGATGTACTGAAGTCTTTAAAAAGTCAGCATATTCTTAAGAATGCGGAAACATTTAAGCTTGTTTGCAGCAAACTAGATTACAATTCCCACATCAAACCAGGAAAATACCGAATCGATGATAATAGCGGTAATTTATTTTTGGTCCGTAAATTAAGAGCCGGCAGTCAGGAACCGGTACGAATCACCTTTAATAATATCCGGAATAAAGAGCAATTAGCGACAAAAATCGCCGGTCAGCTTGAAACATCAAAAAAAAAATTGCTGAGTGAATTCAATAATGCACGCTTTCTGGACTCTCTGGGTTTAACCGAGGAGAATTTCCCGACCATTTTTCTCGCAAATACGTATGAATTTCACTGGAACACTTCTGCGACCCAGTTCATAGACCGAATGCTCAAAGAGTATACTAAATTCTGGAATGCATCGAGATTATCCAAAGCGCAGTCGTTGAGCCTCACGCCGACAGAAATCACCATACTGGCATCCATCATTCAAAAGGAATCCAACCATTATGATGAATACCCGACCATAGCCGGAGTATACATCAACCGGTTAAACAGAAACTGGCCGCTGCAGGCAGACCCTACGGTAATGTATGCCTTAAACAAGATAGGTATCAAGCGGAGGGTGTATCAACAGGACTTGAAGATTGTATCTCCATATAATACGTATCTGAACAAAGGGCTTCCCCCCGGCCCCATTTGCCTGCCGGAGTTAAAAAGTATTGATGAAACTTTGAATGCTGAAGAGCATAATTATATGTATTTTTGTGCTAAGGAAGATTTTTCCGGGTATCATGTTTTTGCGGAAACGTGGGAAGAGCATAAAGCGAATGCATCCCGTTATCAGAAAGCACTGAACCGAAACAATATTCGATAA